In Coregonus clupeaformis isolate EN_2021a chromosome 32, ASM2061545v1, whole genome shotgun sequence, the following are encoded in one genomic region:
- the sirt3 gene encoding NAD-dependent protein deacetylase sirtuin-3, mitochondrial, which translates to MTYFMTSPLVHKCRLCLYHTITSRTAGFVTLNHQQQRTLCLAPRQRDVHGLRPSQDRTVWWPGSRGLFCRGGGESSKQQTLEDLTKNIRGRQYKRVIVMAGAGISTPSGIPDFRSPGSGLYDNLQQYNLPYAEAIFEINFFHHNPNPFFVLAKELYPGNYQPNLTHYFVRLLHDKGQLLRMYTQNIDGLERLAGIPPEKLVEAHGTFATATCTVCRRDYQGEELRPDIMKGTVPKCAACKGVVKPDIVFFGEELPPHFFSYLKDFPLADLLIIMGTSLEVEPFASLAGAVRDSVPRLLINRDLVGPFAWGTPRHNDVAQLGDVVGGVQMLADALGWNHQLEALMAANAEKVTEKEE; encoded by the exons ATGACTTATTTCATGACCTCCCCACTGGTCCACAAGTGCAGGTTGTGTCTGTATCACACTATTACATCGAGGACAGCTGGATTCGTCACACTGAATC ATCAACAGCAAAGAACATTATGCCTCGCTCCAAGGCAAAGGGATGTTCATGGTCTACGCCCAAGCCAAGACAGGACAGTCTGGTGGCCTGGGTCTCGAGGACTGTTctgtagaggaggaggggagagctcCAAGCAGCAGACCCTAGAGGACCTCACTAAGAACATCAGAGGCAGACAGTACAAGAGGGTCATAGTGATGGCCGGGGCTGGGATCAGCACACCTAGTGGCATCCCAGACTTCAG GTCCCCTGGCAGTGGTCTCTATGACAACCTCCAGCAGTATAATCTTCCTTACGCAGAAGCCATCTTCGAGATCAACTTCTTCCATCACAACCCCAATCCTTTCTTTGTCCTGGCCAAAGAGCTGTACCCAGGCAACTACCAACCCAACCTCACACACTACTTCGTACGGCTCCTTCATGACAAGGGCCAGCTCCTCAGAATGTACACGCAAAATATCGATGGTCTGGAGAGAT TGGCAGGAATCCCCCCTGAGAAACTGGTGGAGGCACACGGAACTTTTGCTACTGCTACCTGTACTGTGTGTCGGAGAGACTACCAGGGGGAGGAGCTACGT CCTGATATTATGAAGGGGACAGTCCCTAAGTGTGCCGCTTGTAAGGGCGTGGTGAAGCCTGACATCGTCTTCTTTGGGGAGGAGCTACCGCCTCACTTCTTCAGCTACCTAAAGGACTTCCCCCTGGCAGACCTCCTCATTATCATGGGTACCTCTCTGGAG GTGGAGCCCTTTGCCAGTCTGGCCGGAGCTGTGAGGGACTCTGTCCCTCGCCTGCTTATCAACAGAGACCTGGTGGGGCCCTTCGCATGGGGGACCCCGCGACACAACGATGTGGCCCAGCTAGGGGATGTGGTCGGTGGGGTACAGATGCTGGCTGATGCCCTGGGCTGGAACCACCAGCTGGAGGCTCTCATGGCTGCCAATGCTGAGAAG GTTACAGAGAAGGAGGAATGA